The DNA sequence AAGCACACAAAGCTTGCCATCTGGTTTTCCTATGAGGTCAGGACTCCTAACCTTTTGTGGCTGGCAGACACGAAGTAGGTGGTAGAGTCAGCAGGAAGTTTTTGTGATGGTGGGACAGTGTCTGTTTTGCTATGGGCTTTGAACCTTCTTTGGATAGCAGTTCCGGCTATCCAAAGAGTGAAGCCTATTTTCATTCACCTTGCAAAAGCACTAAGATGCTTTGCAATGAAGAGATCTCAGCTATGGGCCTCCTTCCTAGTGATGATTTGGTCCCCACTCCTCACGGTTGTCCGTGTGCTGAAAAACACAATTATTTTTTCAGGTCTTCAAGAAGTAGGCAAGTACTCTATTCTCTCTATCTCTTTCTCCTCATGTCATTATGTATATGGGTTCTTAGAATTTGCTTTTCTTAATGTTTTATATAAGGGTGGGATATCAATCAGCCATTCAATCAAGAAGGGGCATAATCTAAAATTATATGAAATATGGATTCATGTAATTTTTCTTCTGATTTGAATGGGGTTTTTTGCAGTGATTAATGTTCATGGAGTGGATTAATGTTACACATCACAAACTGTATCTGGTACAATTTCTGtgctacctttttaaaaaatctgcatatTATATTTCCTGCCCTTTCCTAATTAATTTATGTTTAGTACACTTACGGAAATAAATAGTAATGTTGGGTAGTTAACTGAGTTCCCATCAGTATCAGCAGGAATACATATATGACTCAGACTGGATTCAACttctctcttatttatttatttgtttgtttgtttgtttaattgccaaaATTGttttaactattaaaatacatgtacAGAAGTTTTTTAAGCAACTAAACAAGAtttgtgctttttttaaaaaaattgtgtcagaagcaaattgagaatataatgcaagttgtttctggtgtgagagaattggccatctacagagatgttgcccaggggacacccagatgtgttaccatcctgtgggaggcttctgtcatgtccccacatgggaagcgggggctcaccccgtcttgcagatttgaaccgccaaccttcagatcttcagcaTTTCAGCCGGTACaagctgtcaaagacagaacgccacaagatcaaagataacagagtttattggataacagaactcaaaatgcccgtaaaatacaagggccaggcagtattagcctttaaaagcaaaaaggggcaaggaaaaacgttcaaaagataaaccggattaaaccggagtttaatccgggtaaaaacaaaacagcttgcttcagcctggggataaacaaaacagaagccggggaacaaagtgttcaaaagaatgcaattaattggcagcagattcctctctgctgccagcactgtgctttgagtaacttgagtcactcctccacacagcaggcaagatttccaatacacacagatcagccgaggattgaagcagtagagtagacccagttcctttccgtagttcaagccagaagcagacgtttgtagtttcaccaagtccgagtagggggaagtcaagccgtggtcagttcagtccgaaatccaaagcaggagatggcgtccgtcaagaagacgacggaaggtcaaagctaatgagattaagcacaagtttgcacaaacaaaagcccacacaattcctcccgccgtctgaccccaaattccaaaacaacttacgtatcagcacacgaaaacacaccagtcttcaggaaagcgtcccacacagatcccaagcgttcgtccagattaccttgcccaacgcaatttgcaattgctcccaagcctcattttatgccagttacaaatcctcataactaccagctgccctccttaacccgggcgtttcctcatcactttcctcatcagagctggaacacctctgactacgccccacagcatccccagctgtggatcccgtcccatccctccagcttgtccatgggtctaatcctgaaggtccccattcatcttccatcccatcattgccagtggcacccaattcctccctcacccgagtccaatccatctcatcctcctccgagctaaccagcccctcctccattctctccgtaaacccctcaaaagactcttcatcagatggtgctgcaaagatatctcgcagtctctttctttctcgctcctcgagagtatctgactctcgaggagtcttacgcccacgtctgccagtaacagagccatgaggctcaatcataacacaagcatttaacccattgtgccacctcaGCTCCATAAGATTTGTGCTAAAACACAATGTAAAAtgcaattgaaaatattttaaaagataaatgtaTAACTTCATTAAAATCCCTTTCTGCCTCATAAATTACAAGCCAGATACTAATGTTAAAAGATGTTAAAATGTCTTGGCTCTAGCCTTGTTCCCACTAGTAGTTATGCCATTTTGAAACACCAACGATGTATTATTGCCTTAGCCTCCTTGCCAAAGCAAAACGTTCTTCTTAATGTGGATCTGTTTTTGTGAATATTTACATTCCTTTAAAGATACTGTTAGAGATATGTACACTCTGGCAATGTCAACCTGGTCAGCACAGTCtcttgaaagaaaacaaagaagttCAAATGGGGCAGTATGAGAGCACAATAAATCTTGTTGTTTTCGCTGTAATAAACTAAGATAACAATCTCTCTGAAAGGGGAGAAAGGGTCATTAAAGGCCTAACCACACAAGATGCTAACAATTATTAACATtcatatcactttttaaaaaattaccatacATACAAGGTACAGGATTAGCACCAAAGAGAATTTAGAAGGGATTTTTGGTGCTGTCACGCCTCAATTAACATtgaggaaaaggggaggaaatctCCCAAAggtattgtgttgttgttttttttgcaagaCTGCACTAGAGAGAAGCATTTTTTTCTAGAATGGCTACAGAGAAAACACTCTTTCAAAACTGTAGTGCTAATATTCCCCTGTATTCAAACATGCATTTGATATTTACTTTTATAAACAAACAACATGACGTGTTCATGTTTGGGCAGCCTGTGTCTTTCAATATGTtcttggactataaatcccaccacacctagccagcatagccaatagcAAGGAATGATGaaagaggcagttcaaccacatGTGGGTTTCAAGTTGCCCACATCTGAACCTAGTGGGCTGTTTCACCTATGAAGGACCAACATAGCTGCTCTTGACAGCGTGTGATTGGaatcctcttttaaaaaaaaaaaaaaaacaagaaaaattagGACAGCTATTCTCTGTATAGAGCGATAAGAAAACCAATGGGGTTTTGTTATATGTCAATAGATGTTTGGAACTGGAGAAAGTGCATGAGGACCAGGAGGAGAGCATCTTAATAGTTAAAGTAAAAATTCAGTATAAAATAGTGTCATTACTGGGAATTTGTGCTCCTAATGTAAAGCAAAAGATATTTTCCAACAAATTATCATCCATACTagcagaattggggggggggggatgatctgAATGGGAGACTTTAATGGAGTATTGAAGCCAAAATTAAATAGGAACGGTAGAACaaaaaaagacaaaagggaacaaacaaacaaacagatcccCAGGCTTGCTGTTGGGGAACTCAATGGGATTTATATGATTCGTGGAGACTACAGAACCCAAACAGAAAAGAATATTCACACTATTCGCATAGGTTTGGTACCTCATCAAGGATTGATTGTATCTTTTCCACAAAGGATTTGATAATGAATACAGTAAAAGCAGAATTACTACCTAGAGTGTTCTCAGACCACAACCTGGTAATGTTAAAGATAAAATGGATGGGGTTGGTAGGAGAGAAAACCATGGAGAATATATGAATATATGCTGAAAGACTCCAGAATCAGGGACAAGATAAAAGAGAGTAGACAAAACTATCTGAAAGACAAGTAATGAAGAATTTGCAAACAAATGGCAGCTGGTCTTTGCATATTTTGGAAAGAAGGGAGAAGCTGATTTTAATGATGCCGCAAGGGAAACTATTGAGGGAACTTATAGATATCATAGTGAGCGGGGACGGAAGTCCACGGTAGTGGATGCACATGTGGGAGGGTTGGAGGGAATATGTTGTCTTCTGTGTATGTCGCAGTTTTTGTATGTTGCATGCtttgtttgttaatgtatatcactttgtgtttaaataataatacaaatttaaattttaaaaaggaatcctCTTGGTAACACATTGAATATAAATACTTCAAGTGTTACATAAGCAGTTATCCAGTAGTTCCTTGCACAGTGATTTTCTTCAGACTTGCCAATGATTGCCAGAAAGAGCAGATGTAATTCTGCCATACTTAATGATGAATTCCAGAATCTTATATGGCCTGTTATGTAActttatatacttgtgtatacgtTGACCTCATGTGTAAATCAAGGCCAAGTTTGGGGGctaaaattatagattttattataATTAGTGCATAAGTGAATGATTAATCTGTGGAGAAGGGAAAGTATCATTGCCATCTCAGGGGTCCAGCCACAATGTGCATTTCAACATGGTGTGCATTGTGCATTGGTTTACATTACATactttttcaatttgtttttgcaACTGTTTTCTATATATGTTAGAAAAATCATCATAAAGTTGACAAATAATAGAAGAACCAGGCATTCAGCATCATAATAAACAGAGCATGAaaaagtttcattttttaaaaaaccttttggaATTGTAGTCTGACAAATTAGCTTTCTCCGAATCTGATAGATCCACATTTGCTAAACTCCTTTGAAATACACACAAGCATGAGCATGTCTTTATATCTGCTGGAGAACGTCAGTAGCATTAAAACCATTTGAATCTACTACAGAGGAAGGGGACATAATAAAATCCACATACACACTGAAAGCCCCAGATTTGGACCTCTTCTTCTCTAGGTATAATACTGAGCTAAATGAAATATCTTTACTGTTACATAGCATTATATGTTCGAATGGCCTGGAATCTATAGCATATAACATGCATTGAATAGACACATGCTTAACTAGCACTCAGTTATCATTCTTGTACATTTGTGGCATGATTTGTGCTTTGGCTGATGCAGCCATTGATCCAGACAGTAAAtagcattattattttaaaaatccggTTTGCAAATTAGTGGCTATGAGTCATTCTGTGGGTTGCTTTTTTCAACTTTCACATTGAAtatccttctcttttccttcttcttttggcCATTTCAATATGTTGCAGTGAAGGCAACAGGGAAAATTAGCAGAGAGCAAAGTAAGGTGAGTCTCTCTTTTGAATCTCATTATCATGCATgactcacattttaaaaatgcatactgTTTGCATCAATGCAGTTAGTgtactaataaaataattttaaataagaaaataaacaagaagtTAGTGTCAAACTCATCGGAGATACTGCAATTTGTATATGCAATAATGCCTGACTGAAATTATTAGTGTAGCTTGAGAATTCATGGTCTCTAACTGTAGGAAGATCATGAAAACACTTGATTGTTGAAACTAACTTTCCTGAAACTAGGGTGAGAAATCAATTCTGGATTTTAGAGCTATTTCCCCTACAACAGCTTCCTAGCTTGACACCATGAGGTTTCCTGTTCAACTGAGAGCTGCAGGTGGGTGCTGGTAAAATACACCGGGGGTTTTGCTGTCTTAAAATGGTGGATATAGGAAGAAAAATATGAAAAGTggagaaaaatataaaaaggCACAATATAtgaaatggaaaaacaaaaactCTTAAAATAGGGACTTTAAGAAGGGAAATGTCTGGATTTTTTGGGGCTATAATTCCCCAAAATACAGCCAACATGGTCATTAGTCATGCTGTCTTGGAGATTTTGGATGCTATAATCCAAAAAAAGTATATTTTCTGACGTCCCATTATAATAGGTGTAGGCACAAGGACtgccccaggcatgggcaaacttcagacctctgggtgttttggacttcaactcccacaatttctaacagcctactggcctaagtttgcctatgcctggactACCCCTAATACTTCCAGGCCATAGTGTCATTCCCAACATAACCAGAAGTGTTGTTAACACTACTTCTGGTTAGGGGTTTGAGCTTTAaaattgctgttttgtttttttctttgagaCTGGCCTTTGGGATAGTTGAGGGCTAGGGAActcaacttgccacttgatagtTTAAGTGTTTTGGCAAATCGTTTTGGCTGAAAAATTGGCtgctttgcttttttaaagttaGAGGGATTTGGAGATCTTTGAGTGGCAGTCTTTGGGGCTGCACAGTGGGATCATAGGGGCACATGCAGCCCAGGGTCATCTCTTGTCTCAAACATTGCTTATAGGTTTCCTATAATATACAAGCTAAAACgaaataaaaataaccaaaagTCTATGTTTAGAGCaagaggaagaacaaggaaacatCAGGGTCACTGTCTAGACAAGATGGTGAAATGTTGACAAAAGACAGAAAGAATGCCAAACTATTCTACACCTTCTTTGCCACAGTTTTCTTCCAAAAGGAAAGTATTGCTCTAACTGgtaaaaatagaataaatcatGCAATAAGAGGATGATATCCCAGAATAGTTAAAGAGATAGCAAAAGAATACCttgctactctaaatgaattaaaTCTCCAAGGCTAGACAAATTACATCCAAAAATACCAATCTCAGAGCCACTGTCAATAATTTTGAAGAAGTCCCAGCAAATAGGAggaaggcaaatgttgtccccatcttcaaaaaggCTAAAAAAGGGGGTTGCAGGCAACTACCAACCAGTCAGCTTGGCATTCATACTGTTTATTGTTTAATTATATTTCAATTTGTTTATATCCtaatgagtcccttcgggtgagaagggcaggatagaaatgaaggaaataaataaataatacagataCAGACTTTTATCTGtatctgattttattttgtgAACCAACTTGAGTTTCAGGACTGGAGGAAAGTGAATGTGAATTAATAACGTAAgggaagaggggaggggagggggagaaagagaaagtgctgttgttcttgttgttatttgctCCAACTCTGCTAACTGAAATGCAATGCCAGACAGCAGAAGCAAAAAATGTAGAGCTtgagaaaaaaacatttcttaaCTACAATTGTCAGAATCCCCTGGCCAATGCGGTAGATTTGGAGATTGTGAGAGTGGCAGCTAAGAGTTTTCTAAGATCTGGAAAAGATCTAAACTCTAAACTAGATCAGATCCACAGCTAAGGTAAGATATGAatttggattcaatttcagtaTATCAGCTTATCAATAGAATCCAGTCCTCATCTTTTGTCCCATGAGAACTACATCTTAGAGAAGAAAATAAGTCTTTCACTGAATGTCTTCTTCTCTTTTATCTTAATGTCATGAAGCTAAACATTTCCTTTGAAAACACTGATTATGCTTGTGGTTTCACATCACATCAGAGCCAGCTGCAGTGCTTTCCCCTTGTTCCAGCTGTACAAAGAGGCTGAGGTTTGggggtcttttttaaaaaataccatgaGTTATAGATGTCTGTTTATATTAAGACACATGGATTCTAATGAGCTCTGGTTCTATCTTTCCATCTAGTTCTTATTAATTATATCTTACAATTAAGAAAAATGTAAACTCTGAAACATTATGATTTGGTTATACTAATGGTCTGAAGCCTCTATTATCTGCTGGACACACAATGGACTTCGTCTTCTGTACGCAATGGGATGATGATGGCAGTGGAGTGGAGGAACTATTTACAGTTCCGTTGTCATGGACCGGCCattacctgatcaggtttagactaacTGCGGCTCAGAACCTCCGCAGAGGTAAGGGActgattaaaatggtccaccccagaaggcttatggatccagatggattcctgggGGATTTTCCTTCCACTATGGAAGGTGATTCTGTCGAAGCTCTGACAGACCTCTGGAATACAGAGGTTGCCAGGGCAGTAGACACAATCActcctgaacgtcccctctcatagAGCAGAGCCAAATCAGCTCCATGGTATAATGcagagctggcagtgatgaagcaaaTGTGTAGGAGACTAGAGTGACGTTGGCGCCAAACTCGTATCAAATCTGACTGAAGACGGAATATAGCATATTGGAAGACCTACTCCATGGCAATGAAGGTGTCTGTGAAATCTTTCACAGctgccaacattgcatctgcaaagaaccgtccagcTAAGCAGTTTTGAGTGGTTAGGAGACTCCTGCACCCTGATTTTTGGGTGGGGTTCTTTGACCACTCAGCAGCTCACTGTGAAAAATTTGTGAGgctctttgcagataaagttgctcagatccATTCTGACCTAAACACCACTATTGATACAATCTCTATGGATGTAACTCAGGCACCTGCTTGTCAAgctttgatggattcatttcagttgGTACAGTCAAAGGATgtagacaggatccttggagaagtgagacctACCATGTGAATTCTCGACCCTTGCCTTTCCCAGCTAATCAgacaagccagagggggtttggtaGACTTAATGAAGAGGGTGGCAAATGCCTCCCTaagtcaaggcaaatttccatccagcctgaaAATGGCTGTGGTAAGACCTCTATAAAAGAAATCATCATTGGGCCCAACTGAAACTGGTAATTACTGCCCAATTCCTAAcctccccttcttgggcaaggtcctggagcacgtggtggcctcacaactccataGATTCCTGGATGAAATttattatctagatccatttcgatctggttttaggcctggctACAGAACTGAGTCGggtttggtcaccttggtagatgatctacgaAGAGAATTAGACAGGGGGAGAGTGTCTCTgttagttctcctggacctctcagtggccttcaatGCCTttgaccatggtatctttctgagcCACCtggctgggatgggactgggaggcacaaTTTTACAGTGGCTCCGTTCTTTTTGAAGGGACGGACTCAGAAAGTGGCACTGGGAGATTCCTGCTCAACTCTATGGCCATTTTCCTGTGGAGTCCTGCAGGGCTCTGTACTTTCCCCAtgtacttagccagctccactggctgccgatatgctaccgagcccaattcaaagtgctggttttgacctataaagccctaaacggttctggcccaatctacttgtccgggCGTATCTCCTCCtttgagccaggaagatccctaaggtcatctggagaggccctgctctcggtcccgcctgcctcacaggcacggctggtggggatgagggacagggccttctcggtggtggctccctggctgtggaacaccctccccagagaaatacggcaagccccaacccttttgagttttagaaaagccctgaaaacatggctatgtgcccaggcttttgaagattaaacgataatgacgacccggactgatttacggctacagcacgaggattttggaggaatggattttaatcatatgtttttatattttttatattgttttaattgttttattggatttttattgctgttttaattatgtataggcatcgaattgttgccaattttgtacgccgccctgagtcccttcgggtgagaagggcgggatataaatgttggaaataaataaataaataaataaataaataaataaataaatgttatttaacatctacatgaagttgCTGGATAAGatcatccagaattttggagttcggtgctacctgtatgcagatgacacccaattctATTACTTATTTCCATCAAAAACTAAGGAAGCAGCCTAGGCTCTGAAACAGTGCCTGTCAGCAATAATGGACTGGGTGAGGACACACAAATTGAAATTCAATCCAGACAAGAGAAAGTTCCTCTTGGTCAGTCGTAAGATAGATTAGGGTATAGGGTGCCATCCTATGTTGGACGGGGTGTTACTCCCCTTGAAATCACAGGTttgtagcttgggggtcctcctggacacaTTGCTaagcctggaggcccaggtgttgacTGTGTccaggaggacctttgcacaattgaaactTATGTGCctgctgcacccataccttgagaagccagatctggctatGGTGGTCATTGCTTTGGTTACATCCATTTAGATTACTGTAGCATGCTCTACGTGGTGCTGCCCCTGAAGAGTTTTCATAAACTTCAACTAGTCAAGGAGCTGCAGCCAGATTACTTACAGGTGCTGGACACAAGGATTGCACCACCCACCTACTACAGcaccttcactggctgccaatttgtttccgAGCATGATTCAAGGtgctagttttgacctttaaagccctaaatgattcaGGTCCAACTTACTTATCTGATCGCATCTCTTCATACCAACCTGcctgaaccctaagatcatcaggAGAAGCCCTACTCTTGCTTCCGCCACCATCCCAAATGCTGTTGGTGGCGAAGGGTgagggggccttctcggtggccatACCAAAACTCTGGAATCCCCTCCCCAGGAAGATCAAAATGGCACCCTTCCTACCATCATTCAAGCAACAGCTGGAAATCTTTCCATTCAAACAAGCCTTCAGCAAATAAATCTTGGCTGAAGTGACGAGAAGGTTTAATCTTCATTGGGCGGTGCGAAGTGCCATAAGATTTGATAAGACACCACaataatgtatattgttttaaatgcttatttatgttttatcaattgcttataatgttttatatttatcccTTTGATGTTGTTGAtttcttattgtattttaacatgttggaAGCCACTTTAGGTCCCTTTCTGGGGgaaaagcggcatataaatgaattattattattattaccaaaactttattggaaatgacttgtttttatgtttCCAGGacaaaaatcaacattttttCAGTTATGAATTCAACAAACCAGACTCCAAGCGATGAGAGCAATTTCATACAGATATTAGTAACTGCGAAAGCAGGCCTGTATTTTGTTAATTTCATCTTCATTACTGCCATGggtatattaataataaagacTGTGAGACAAAACTCTAACATGAAGAAAGAAATTAGATACATTCTCCTATGCCACCATCTCCTCTGTTCATCATTATCTTGTTGCTTTGGCACAATGTTGAACGCAGTGCAGAATGCCAAAGTGCAGACATTCTGGATATGGATAATCTTTGGAGTACAAACAGCCGTCGGAGAATCAGTCCTCATAACTTTGGCTCTCATGGCTCTTAACACTTGTTTTGCAGTTTGCCAGCCTTTGAGATACTTTGCGTTGGTGCACTCATTCAAAAACAAAGTTATGGTTTCCATTTGGGTTGTGACAATGCTCAAAGCTTTATGCTTGATACTGGTGGAACGTACAGAGAAGAATCCAATGGACATATACAAAGCAGAGGCGTCTTGCCCAACTATCCTGGGTGGTAATTTTGCTACAATATCTGGAATTATTCTAATTTCACTTCTTGCAGCCACCATAATAATAAGTTACTTCTTCCTATGTAGAGAAGGAAAGATCGCCGGTCATTTTAATAATTCTAATAAGAAAGCTAGAAAAACAATAATTATTCATGCTTTACAAATGAGCTTTCATATTCTTCCCCCTTTAATCATCACAGCTATTGGAAAAGaagcaaaacacacaaacataagATTTGgtgcttttgttgttttctgcTTTGCACAAAGCTTCAGCCCTATAGTTTATGGGCTGCGTAACAAAGAACTGAAGGACAAAATGTGTATCAGACAGGATCGATGTCAATATAGTAACTATTCAGTCAATAACAATAACATCCCACCAGAGGTTTTCATCACTGAATGTTCAGCAGACAGAAATGCCATTTGTCAGTGTACTTCAGAAGGGCCTCAAAGGCAATGAATGCTACATCTGCTCTTCAGGGTCCTTAAGTTTCTAAATAATGTAtctgaataaaaaaaaactttgggaaaacaaacaaaaaatgtatCCAACATCAAGCTCATTTGACTGAATATATCAGCCTTTTTATGCAGAGTTGGAATCTTCAGCACTATATTCTCTACCTAAAAGAATACCAATGGCACtacgtaacatgatttttgttctgcgttgataaatgtcatttcttaattgattctatcataaaaacatggacaaaTTGTATTAAACtacagggacatcctgcagcacatttttcctATAgtctttcaataaatatctcatagaatctcaaccaattcaaaatagtttgtggcagccacaaaaacaaagtttttggataTCCTAGGAAAGGGTTAAAacgcctgtggtgtttgttttgctgtctgtgcccctgttcagtagatttcacctcactttctgtcactgtgataattggattatgaaaaaattggcttgttgtggagacaaggattggtaataaaccttttccccgtgataa is a window from the Anolis carolinensis isolate JA03-04 chromosome 3, rAnoCar3.1.pri, whole genome shotgun sequence genome containing:
- the LOC103278195 gene encoding olfactory receptor 6B9, coding for MNSTNQTPSDESNFIQILVTAKAGLYFVNFIFITAMGILIIKTVRQNSNMKKEIRYILLCHHLLCSSLSCCFGTMLNAVQNAKVQTFWIWIIFGVQTAVGESVLITLALMALNTCFAVCQPLRYFALVHSFKNKVMVSIWVVTMLKALCLILVERTEKNPMDIYKAEASCPTILGGNFATISGIILISLLAATIIISYFFLCREGKIAGHFNNSNKKARKTIIIHALQMSFHILPPLIITAIGKEAKHTNIRFGAFVVFCFAQSFSPIVYGLRNKELKDKMCIRQDRCQYSNYSVNNNNIPPEVFITECSADRNAICQCTSEGPQRQ